The Cryptococcus deuterogattii R265 chromosome 3, complete sequence genome has a segment encoding these proteins:
- a CDS encoding lathosterol oxidase, whose translation MDILLEYTDEYVLDKVYNFLLPHPPIPSSFLSINTTVLPDSYPSSTTYYPSLASSSLLPRESIIRQSISLFTIALLGAYALYFIFCSLSYYFVYDRRLEHHPKFLKDQKRKEIVSSVIAAPWIALMTLPWFVGEVRGYSMLYDNVADYGWGYTVLSVLMFLLFTDFGIYWVHRIEHHPAIYKYIHKPHHKWIVPTPYAALAFHPVDGYAQSLPYHIFPFLFPLHKYVYLGLFVFVQFWTILIHDADMITGHMLERYINGPAHHTLHHLYFTCNYGQYFTWADQYFDSFRSPAPELDPIHDSLKMMKKKGLIDEAGNPIPQTKETKKEQ comes from the exons ATGgacatcctcctcgaaTACACTGATGAGTACGTCCTCGACAAAGTCTacaacttcctcctcccccatCCCCCCATCCCCTCATCTTTCCTGTCGATAAACACCACTGTCCTTCCGGATTCATATCCTAGCTCAACAACCTACTACCCATCTCTCGCATCCagctctcttctccctcgcGAATCTATCATCCGCCAGTCGATATCTCTTTTCACCATCGCCCTTCTTGGCGCGTATGCCCTctacttcatcttctgctctttATCGTACTACTTTGTGTACGATAGAAGATTAGAACATCACCCGAAATTCCTTAAAGaccagaagaggaaagaaattGTCTCGTCCGTTATTGCGGCACCGTGGATAGCGTTGATGACCCTGCCGTGGTTCGTCGGCGAGGTGAGAGGGTATAGCATGCTGTACGACAACGTGGCGGACTATGGATGGGGCTATACGGTGTTGAGCGTGTTGATGTTCTTGTTGTTCACGGACTTTGGAATTTACTGGGTGCACCGCATTGAACATCATCCGGCAATTTACAAGTACATCCACAAGCCCCATCACAAGTGGATTG TACCCACCCCATACGCCGCTCTCGCGTTCCACCCCGTAGATGGTTACGCCCAATCCCTTCCTTACCA tatcttcccattcttgTTCCCCCTCCACAAATATGTCTACCTCggcctcttcgtctttgtcCAGTTCTGGACTATCCTCATCCACGATGCTGATATGATCACCGGCCACATGTTGGAGAGGTACATCAACGGTCCTGCGCACCATACTTTGCATCATTTATATTTCACATGCAATTACGGACAG TACTTTACTTGGGCAGACCAGTACTTTGACTCATTCCGTAGTCCCGCTCCTGAACTTGACCCCATTCACGATAgtttgaaaatgatgaagaagaagggattgaTAGATGAAGCTGGGAATCCTATTCCTCAGACTAAAGaaacgaagaaggagcaatGA
- a CDS encoding acetyl-CoA acyltransferase 2 codes for MRITAKRLASHIPHQDSYIVASKRTPFGAYGGKLRELKASELGGIAGKAALAELPQGVKVDQVFFGNVTQTDNSTPYLARHVGHLSGLDSIVPALTINRLCGSGFQTAITAAQHIALGEAEVCLTGGVEAMSMSPYTLSGLTRYGSKYGVDLKLEDSLAAALVDQNPGGHKTPMGITAENLAKKYNITRDECDAFALMSQQRYADGLAAGAFTSELTPVTLKPIKGVPQSLEADEHPRPQSTLASLQKLPSVFIKGSGVVTAGNASGICDGAAANVLMSEEAVNKYGVRPLARIASYAWSACEPEIMGIGPVVAVREALKKVGKSVGEMDIIELNEAFAAQWLAVQKELELPSEKTNMFGGAIAVGHPLAASGARILANLTHNLHRLDKQWALGTACIGGPDALM; via the exons ATGAGAATTACAGCCAAACGCCTTGCGTCGCATATCCCTCATCAGGACTCATACATCGTTGCATCAAAGCGAACACCTTTCGGAGCCTATGGGGGAAA ATTGAGAGAGCTCAAAGCCTCCGAATTGGGAGGAATAGCTGGTAAGGCGGCGTTGGCAGAATTGCCTCAAGGAGTCAAGGTCGACCAGGTCTTCTTCGG CAACGTGACCCAGACCGATAACTCGACACCGTATCTTGCTCGCCATGTTGGTCATCTTTCGGGGCTAGATTCCATTGTTCCTGCTCTGACAATCAATAG ACTCTGCGGATCTGGATTTCAGACGGCTATTACCGCAGCCCAGCACATCGCCCTAGGGGAAGCTGAAGTTTGCCTTACTGGTGGTGTAGAGGCTATGAGTATGAGCCCCTATACTCTTTCTGGACTTACAAG GTATGGCTCGAAGTATGGCGTTGATCTAAAGTTGGAGGATTCTTTGGCAGCTGCTTTGGTAGACCAGAATCCTGGAGGGCATAAGACGCCGATGGGCA TCACGGCAGAGAACTTGGCCAAGAAATATAATATCACGCGTGATGAATGCGATG CCTTCGCACTCATGTCCCAACAGCGCTATGCCGACGGGCTTGCCGCTGGCGCGTTCACTTCCGAACTCACTCCCGTCACCCTGAAACCCATTAAAGGCGTCCCCCAAAGCCTTGAAGCTGACGAACATCCCCGTCCCCAATCTACCCTCGCTTCTTTACAAAAGCTTCCCTCAGTATTCATCAAAGGCTCTGGCGTCGTGACCGCTGGCAATGCTTCAGGGATCTGTGACGGTGCTGCAGCGAATGTATTGATGAGTGAGGAGGCAGTGAACAAATATGGGGTGCGGCCACTTGCTAGGATTGCTAGCTATGCTTGGAGCGCCTGTGAGCCCGAGATCATGGGAATCGGACCTGTGGTTGCTGTGAGGGAGGCTCTGAAGAAGGTCGGAAAGAGTGTAGGAGAAATGGATATTATCGAGCTCAACGAA GCGTTTGCTGCTCAGTGGCTTGCTGTTCAGAAGGAGCTCGAACTTCCTTCGGAGAAGACCAACATGTTTGGCGGTGCCATTGCCGTTGGGCACCCTCTCGCCGCGAGTGGAGCGAG GATCCTCGCCAACCTCACACATAACCTTCACCGACTGGATAAGCAGTGGGCACTTGGAACAGCTTGTATAGGTG GACCAGATGCGTTGATGTAA
- a CDS encoding C2 domain-containing protein, whose protein sequence is MSHSTDDHTGDFPELPPAPPSHVVGQGYSAHHPVPTVQGYKATQQKHEEEAHAYAEMVEKRARDAEERERQARERHSGVGGDGHPAPQSGSPDAQGPRTPVKAGADEETNAAKVQEGKKTDEPNAASGANEKARMMDQMNANQLKPTERFAKAEKGQRRVRDPITGSEIIVKDADPKDFDTKQPATKGTNVLYHAFPPPQPVSVETALAKLKLIQYGIAGSVFFIWLTVSFGSGLVAFVYRSTLCSVTAFILMTALSLVERSLEKDVEKVRQDMGRQRGEAFSPPVPESVEWLNGLIKLVWGLVDPAMFVSVADMVEDILQQSLPGFVDAVRITDIGQGSNPIRITSIRALPDQPGDEGYPHTGWINQGNDDIKTKDTSGKDIEEDEAGDYYNFEVAFSYAALPGQGAHQRAKNIHFLIEFFLGLYDWLHIPIPIWIQVEQIFGIVRLRVQFIPQPPFVRNLTFALCGVPAVEVSAIPMSRHLPNVLDLPFVSSFVKMGIAAGTAEMAVPKSMTLNLQEMLSGAAVGDTRAIGVFLITVHYCTGLSSQDNNGLSDPYVVLAYAKFGKPLYSTRIILGDLNPVFEETCVLLLTMDEVKSKEDLAAMLWDSDKLTADDLVGRVQIPVEELMTKPNQMIRREDGLMGFEDANDMPGKLVWSIGYFEKAPLRKELEKGPTVEEAASSASPPKTAPEMEMHPQDIAPNPAAKDLPPPPPDVLKTRPDPRWPSGVLSIILHQVNNLERQNLKGATGNREGEAGQDTDKPSEQSDNLPSGYGEFIVNDDLVYKTRVKQYSTNPYFEAGTEVFVRDFENTVVRVVVRDSRLREADPILGIVSVRLSEVFREASSVNQTYALTEGVGFGKANISFAYRGMQMTLPPNMRGWETGTLEVSDVRFTSTNPSLFDAQATRLRVVTSEQVEVLPKKEADVQGHTISWEMDMLRLPVYARYQSSVVFEIGKTGGPLSVVGVGVKPDAIAVLWMQDLTDDIEQEVKLPVLVSNNIENLRQNAINDQTRKHHDFKVVGELVARIKLDSGLDEDHENLKQSQSRRHALEAYDHIEGEAEIARKQTHFADDGVIDKHEQKEIDKAHKRQLQSRERGPAQVKAYRSAKWMAKGIKERLPGNKPKTREPTVQTEV, encoded by the exons ATGTCGCATTCCACAGACGATCATACCGGAGACTTCCCCGAGCTGCCGCCCGCACCTCCTTCCCACGTGGTAGGGCAGGGATACTCCGCACACCACCCAGTGCCCACAGTCCAAGGCTACAAGGCCACCCAGCAAAAGCATGAGGAGGAGGCCCACGCCTACGCAGAGATGGTCGAGAAGCGTGCGAGGGACgcagaggagagagagcgTCAGGCGAGAGAGCGCCACAGCGGCGTAGGAGGTGATGGGCATCCTGCACCTCAGAGCGGAAGCCCAGATGCCCAGGGGCCTAGGACACCCGTCAAGGCTGGTGCCGACGAGGAGACGAATGCCGCCAAAGTGcaagagggcaagaagacGGATGAACCGAATGCTGCTTCAGGAGCGAATGAAAaggcaaggatgatggatcAAATGAATGCCAACCAGC TCAAACCTACCGAGCGTTTCGCAAAGGCCGAGAAAGGCCAGCGCCGAGTCCGTGACCCGATCACCGGCTCAGAGATTATTGTCAAAGATGCCGATCCCAAAG ACTTTGACACCAAGCAACCCGCTACCAAGGGCACCAACGTCCTCTACCATGCCTTCCCACCTCCCCAACCCGTTTCAGTCGAAACAGCACTGGCGAAACTCAAACTTATCCAATACGGTATTGCAGgctccgtcttcttcatctggCTCACCGTCTCCTTTGGTTCAGGTCTCGTTGCATTCGTTTACAGATCGACTTTATGTTCAGTGACTGCCTTTATACTCATGACCGCTCTGAGTCTTGTGGAAAGGAgtttggaaaaggatgtGGAAAAGGTCAGGCAGGATATGGGACGACAACGGGGCGAGGCTTTTAGTCCGCCTGTCCCGGAGAGTGTAGAGTGGTTGAACGGGTTGATCAAGTTGGTCTGGGGACTCGTCGATCC CGCAATGTTCGTCTCGGTCGCCGATATGGTGGAAGACATTCTCCAACAATCCCTTCCCGGCTTTGTAGACGCCGTCCGTATCACAGACATTGGCCAAGGCTCAAATCCAATCCGTATCACCTCCATCCGAGCATTGCCCGACCAGCCGGGCGACGAAGGCTACCCGCACACCGGATGGATCAACCAAGGTAACGACGATATCAAAACCAAAGATACCAGCGGGAAAGacattgaagaagacgaagcgGGAGATTACTACAACTTTGAAGTTGCCTTTTCTTACGCTGCCTTGCCCGGTCAAGGCGCCCACCAGCGCGCAAAGAACATTCACTTTTTAATCGAATTCTTCCTTGGATTGTACGACTGGCTCCATATCCCTATCCCTATCTGGATCCAAGTCGAGCAAATCTTTGGTATCGTCCGTCTCCGTGTCCAATTTATCCCTCAACCACCATTTGTCCGCAACTTGACATTCGCGCTCTGCGGCGTCCCCGCCGTCGAAGTCAGCGCCATCCCCATGTCCAGGCACTTGCCCAACGTGCTCGATCTCCCGTTCGTGTCGTCATTTGTGAAAATGGGTATCGCAGCCGGCACGGCCGAGATGGCAGTACCGAAGAGTATGACCCTCAACCTCCAGGAAATGCTTTCCGGCGCGGCTGTAGGCGATACCAGAGCGATCGgcgtcttcctcatcaccgTCCATTATTGTACAGGTCTTTCGTCCCAGGATAACAATGGTCTCTCTGATCCCTACGTCGTCCTCGCTTACGCCAAGTTTGGAAAACCGCTTTATTCAACAAGGATTATCCTCGGGGATCTTAATCCTGTATTCGAGGAGACGTGTGTTTTGCTCTTGACAATGGATGAGGTGAAGAGTAAAGAGGATTTGGCAGCTATGCTTTGGGATAGCGACAAGTTGACTGCAGA CGACTTGGTAGGCAGAGTCCAAATCCCCGTAGAGGAACTCATGACCAAACCCAACCAAATGATTCGTCGGGAAGACGGTTTGATGGGATTCGAAGATGCCAACGACATGCCCGGCAAACTCGTCTGGTCAATTGGGTACTTTGAAAAAGCTCCCCTGCGCAAAGAACTCGAAAAGGGACCTACCGTCGAAGAAGCCGCGAGCTCTGCAAGCCCGCCCAAGACGGCGccagagatggagatgcaCCCACAGGACATTGCGCCGAACCCGGCTGCCAAAGACTTGCCCCCCCCACCGCCAGATGTGCTCAAAACCCGACCGGACCCGAGATGGCCGAGCGGTGTACTCTCCATCATTTTGCATCAGGTGAATAACCTCGAGAGGCAGAATCTGAAGGGTGCGACTGGGAATCGTGAAGGTGAAGCGGGTCAGGATACGGACAAGCCGAGCGAGCAGAGTGATAACCTCCCAAGCGGTTATGGCGAGTTTATCGTCAATGATGATTTGGTGTACAAGACCCGCGTGAAACAATACTCGACAAATCCGTACTTTGAAGCAGGCACAGAAGTCTTTGTAAGGGACTTTGAGAACACGGTGGTAAGAGTCGTAGTGAGGGATAGCAGATTGCGTGAAGCCGACCCCATTTTGGGTATCGTTAGTGTAAGGTTGAGTGAAGTGTTCAGGGAGGCCAGTAGTGTGAACCAGACTTATGCTCTGACTGAAGGTGTCGGTTTTGGAAA GGCAAACATTTCGTTCGCTTACCGAGGCATGCAAATGACTCTCCCACCCAACATGCGTGGCTGGGAAACGGGTACACTTGAAGTCTCCGACGTCCGCTTCACATCGACCAACCCTTCGCTCTTTGACGCCCAAGCGACCCGTCTCCGCGTCGTCACTTCTGAACAAGTGGAAGTCTTACCCAAAAAGGAGGCAGACGTCCAAGGCCATACCATCTCTTGGGAGATGGACATGCTCCGTCTCCCAGTTTACGCAAGGTACCAATCTTCCGTCGTGTTTGAGATTGGTAAGACGGGCGGACCGCTGAGTGTCGTCGGTGTTGGAGTGAAGCCGGATGCAATTGCCGTGCTGTGGATGCAAGATCTGACAGACGATATCGAGCAGGAAGTCAAACTACCTGTGCTTGTTAGCAATAATATCGAGAATCTGAGGCAGAATGCTATCAACGATCAGACGCGAAAGCACCATGATTTCAAAGTCGTAGGTGAGCTGGTCGCGAGAATAAAGCTCGATTCTGGCTTGGACGAAGATCATGAG AACTTGAAGCAATCCCAGTCCAGACGCCACGCCCTTGAAGCATACGACCATATCGAGGGCGAAGCCGAAATTGCGCGAAAGCAGACTCATTTTGCGGATGACGGCGTAATCGACAAGCATGAAcaaaaagagattgatAAAGCGCACAAGAGGCAGTTGCAGAGTCGCGAAAGGGGGCCGGCACAAGTGAAAGCCTATAGGAGTGCCAAGTGGATGGCCAAGGGAATCAAAGAGCGATTGCCCGGGAATAAGCCCAAGACGAGAGAGC CTACTGTTCAAACTGAGGTGTAA